A window of Oryza glaberrima chromosome 2, OglaRS2, whole genome shotgun sequence genomic DNA:
CTAAGACTGGCAGCTGACACCACAATATTCTccaaataaatgaaaaattgAGTTGATAAAAAATGTGCATTGGTTGATGGTTACTCAGAAAAGAGAACAATTCTAATTTCTTTTTCCCAACCAGTTCACTCAATTATCCACCAGGTATATCCAATTTTATCATGTGTTATATGGTTCCGTTGGTTTATGGGATGCTTTCATTAATGCCTTCATACTAGCAATAAGTTCTCAAAATATGAACATAAATAAAGCCCAGAAACAAGAAATTAAAGAGTCCCACAATTCAAATGAACATAATTCACCTGACTTGTTCATGGAAGGTAAAAAGATCACGCAGATCTTCTGTTGAAAGAGAACTCCCCTGTTAAAGAAGATTTGAATACAGTAGACTTAACACTAAAAAGAATTAAAGAAAGCAAATAATCAGTCCAAACAGATAAACCTGCATTTTGCCATCTGCTTGTTCCTGCTGAATAACTTTTTGGAGACCTTCTTTCGACATCTGACGCTGATATACCTATATACGAATGTCAGCACAAGAAAGTAGCTAGAAACTCAGCATTCTTTCATTGGACAATTAAAAAAAAGCGAACAATATCTGGAAGTATAAGATTCACTAGCAACCTTCTCCTCAATGGTTCCTGTGCTTAAGAACCTGTATATGTACACTCTCTTTTTTTGTCCATCTCTCCATACTCTAGCAGCAGCCTTTGTAAAATGGCGATAGATGAAAACAGGTCAGACCAGACAAGGTTTGGAGTTACAAGAACCTTCACAAGGTGATGAAGCAGAGATGCAGAGACATTGACCTGCTTATCATTGGCAGGGTTCCAATCGGGATCAAAGAGAATCAATCGATTTCCACCTACCAAATTAAGCCCACAGCCACCTGCCTTGCTACTAAGTAGAAAGACAAACTCATCCTGCCAAAAAGACATATATAGTTGTATGTTCAAATTTGGAACAGTTCTTCAGGACACAGGGCAGATTCTTGATCTAAAAAGGGGTATGTAGCAGATTTTACATACTCTGGATGGATCATTGAATTGGTTCACCAACTTTTGCCTTTTATTAATGGATGTTGCTCCATCAAGCCTAATATACGGGTATCTCCTTTCCCGACATAATTGTGCAAACAGATCCAATGTCtgaatttttagaagaaaacaatgatcAATTATTGTTTTGTTCCTAACTGTATAGGTATCAAAAGAGGAAAATAATTTACAATAACTACTCTATTCTCATGTATCAAGAAAATACATTCTATGCAGTTTAAAAGCGCAGTACATGCTCAACTACTGATTTGAGATAATTATGGAGAATGAGCCATACATAGCAGAGGTAGGCACTAAGATGTGGAGAAAATAAGGTCATGGGTAAAATCAAGCGCTTcgaaatatattattttgacaGCTATAGAAGGAAGCCAGgcatatatattaaaatgatgTACCACAAAACCTGACCTGGGTATAATTTGATACAAGAACAATACGATCATCAGTTTTCAGACGGAGGTGCCCCAGTAATCTAGCTAAGACATGCATTTTGCCAGACAGTTCTACCCACATTCCTCCTCCACCGGTCCATGATCCAGATCTTGCACAAAATTAGAAGTTGCTATAAGTTGGGCGAGCTAATTTTGAAGCTAGTGAGAAAGTGTGAAATACCTTCCCGAAAACAGTTCAGGAGGAAAAAAGCGCAGGCAGTCGTCAAAACCAGAGCCCCCTGAATTATTACTTTTTATGGTGTCATAGATCAGCTGCGATACAAATATAGTCAAACAACAAACATCATGTATCGTGCTTATTACAACCCAAAAGTTGAAACTATAACATGCAGGATGGCTAGTAGCAACAGTGTCACAAGAAACAGTTTCCCAGAGATTCTTTGTAACCATTATGTCATCTAACTTCCTTTATGCAAGATAATCAAGAAAGGAAAATAGTGAGACTTCAGACTTGGCCCGTGCTAATTTTGCATATTACAAGGATTATATATTCAAGTTACATCACTGTCAATCTGAGCAGGACACATGACAGAATTATCatgacaaaaataataataattttgtttCACATTGAAAAAAATACCAATGAGGAGCCTTTTCTTCAAAATCTATTACTTCCAGTTTTTCATGCAGGATACCACATGGTAACAATAAGGAGTTTGCAATGCTGTCAGAGTTTTATTTTGTATGGAAGTGACTAAGAGAGATGATAGTAGAAGTAATAAGATTGTTAATGAACTTTGTAGGAATATCACTGAAGTTACTATCGACGAAACAGCGAGAAATGCATTTCTAGTGaagcattaaaattatttaccTTTGGATGGTTGCATAGCTTCTTAAGAGCAGTAATATAAGCCAAAACTTTGGATTGCTTTGTTCCTTCAGATATCAAGCGTTTAACCTGAAAAGGGCAAATAATACAGTGTTGTAGGTATAGTGCCTACTAAACAAAATGTTTGGACTTGGAACTATGTGATGTTAGGCACTCACATTTTTTGAATGTATGAAGTGGTTGTACAGCGCAGTTTGCAAAGCAGTCAACTTGCAGCACACTACTTCAACGATCTGTGTATAAGCATTAAGCAATGCTAAGGCAGAAAAATCATTTGAACTTCCAAAAGGAACCTTATAAAATAAGAGGAATACAGTTTTCAAAATAAGGCCTACAAGACCGCATAGAAGGAACATGCGCCCCAACCTTGTACGACTATGCTGTATAAGCACTAGAAGATGAGTTGACCACATTTTAGAACCTCAGATAGATAAATGTTCTATAGTTCTTTCAATCAAAGGTGCAACGAACAATATAGGGCAAAACTTAACTAAACAGAAAATTCAAAGAGTTCAACTAAATATATGAGCATACCTTTGGTGGCAAGTGATTGGATAACAGGGCATTCGTCCGTCTCAATATAAACTGGATATCATCAagaaagcatcaaaacatgattaatGTCTGGTTATATTAAAACAGAAGGAAATACGTCAAAACAACTTAAAAGGCGCAAGACATCATAACCCATGAATCATaaacatgataaaaataatCATGTTGGTGAACAGGCTTCATCAGAAGGACAAGTCTTACCAGATTTACTTTTGCACTGAGCTCTGCAGATCTCTCAGATCCCAAGTTCTTTTCTTCTGCACTTGCTGTGGGCTCTCTTCCGCAAATGATTGGTGCCTTCAGTCAGGGGCAGGTAATATGAGAGATAAATCAAAGAAATATTGGGTGCACATCTCACATGAACATAGGCACACAGATAAACAAAAAGGAAATCCTTGGACTAATGAACTCTAATATTTTCCTCCCAATATACTAACTCATATTTTTGCAGTATATCTTGATTCGTATTAACTTCAATACTTACTTCATAATATCTGCGGAAATATGTAGCATCCCCCAGAACTCCTGGGTTTGTGAAATTTACCATTGAAAAGAACTCCTCCAGATCATTCTGcaggaaaaaaattgtatcgATTGACATTGAAAACATTTGTTCCATTCAAGAAAGAAAGACAGAACAAAACAGGAAAGCTAAAATTACCTGCATTGGGGTGCCTGATAACAGGATACGCCGTTTACAAGGAAGGGCAGCCAAGGCCTACAACATTATTTGTTGTGATGAGAACATCAAGGAGGAATATATGTGGTGCAAACAATTCACGTGTATAAAATATTGAGATGTAACAAATTTACAGTTGATATACTTTATTGGTTAGGGTCTGATCATTTTTCAGCCTGTGGGCCTCGTCACATATGAGGAGGTCACAGCTTCCCGGCCTTTCAAATTTTGAAGAATGCATGCGGAATGTCTCATAAGATACGATGAGTACCTGAAGGGAAtgcataataaagatatattttCAGAAGACATTACCATCAACTTGTGTTTGTTTCTGAACTAAAATAGCATAGATGAAAATGAATGAGAAAAAGAACACCTGAAGACGGCTCAAAGGTTTTAAGAAACTTTCAATTCCAGAAAGAACATCAGCGCGTGTGCTTTCACAAAGAGCAAGCAACTGCACTCTGCCTTTTAACCATTTAATTATCTCAGATTCCCAGTTGCTAACTAAACTTGTGGGGGTTACGACGACAGCCCTTTTAACCATTGGCTTAGCATCAAATCCTTGGCAAAGAAGGGTGTATAGTAAAGTTATCGACTGTAAAGTCTTCCCCAATCTGGACAAGTATAAAACAAGTTAAGCATTATATaataatgaaaaagaaaagacaagaTGGAGGGACCCAGCGTAGTACCCCATGTCATCAGCTAAAATGCAACCAGATATTCCATCATCATTTAACAACCCAGATACACAATCAAACATAAACTGAACTCCTTCCCTGCATCAGAACATCATCATGTAAATTGTAAAGAGATGGGTACTGAACTAAAGTTTAATTATATCACCACTTTAATAGGTGTTTTTTATGAAGTGCCTCCAAATAAACATATATGGAAGAGGATAATGCAAAAGGAGTATATTACCTTTGATGGGGTCGGAGGTAACGTACAAGCAAGTGATCAACCTTGATTGCAGAAAAATTGCTGTTTTCCTTGTCACACCCCTCGGGTTGCCACAAAATCAATGGCTCTATGCCTGGTGGAAGGGATTCCTCCTTTTCTACGGAATCATCACTAGAAACAGCAGGTGATTGTGGAAGAATATTTGTAACTGCAAATGGCTGCACCGAACCCCATGGGACAAATCTTTTACGAGCTGAAAGGCGCCGAGCAAGTTGCTCATTATTTTCACTGTATCCATTTTGACAGGGAGGTTTGAATGGCTTTCGAGCTATTGCTGCCGCATCAGAAACCGAAAGAATACGTGGAATAAGTGGCTGCCTTCTTACAACTAGATTTCCCCTGACATAAACCGGAAAGAAAGATAATATGAAACAAGACGAACTGTTTGTCACTCAGGCTGTAGTGGATCAAGTCGaaacaatctatctatctatctatctcttcTCCTATATTATAAAGATAGCTCGAAAAGAAGCCATCACCCACCACATTCGCTGTGAAGGTCTAGAGATTGCtacattaattggagaaaaaaataaaacctaaGCCATTAGATCATGGTGGGACCAAATTATAGCAGTGTAGATTGATAGGAACAGTTGTATACAAATTACAATTGTATCTATAGAAACAGAATGTAAGAGTTTTATATTAAACCCAATTCTActtttaatatctatataattGCACAGGAAATCCCCCAGTTTTGTTTATGTGAAGAAAGTTAAAGGCATTTGACAAATTTGAAGTTTACAGTATACAGGTAAAAAAGGTTGAAGTGAATACTAGCATCATATCGCATGGAGCAAGGTTGTTCCGGACTTCCAGTGTCCAAAAGTCAACTGGCCAAATACAGTGATATTGGTGGACTCCAATAGATCACATGAACAATGTGTACTAGTCACTGTCATGCCTATATCCATAATATACTTTTAGAGGTAATTTATAATGTTGAATTAAATGAATCCTGTTATTCATGATTTAGTAAATAATGCATGTTTATCTAGCCAAACGGCCTATGTTACGCTATCGACGTTCAGGGTTTCAGGGATTTCACTTTGAACTTCTTCAGCAAATAAACCCATCACAACTCTTAGGGTCGATCCAGGGATACAAATGTGTTCTCCCAGTCAGTGGAGTATAGATTCCAACTCTACCATTGTCCAGACAATAAAAATGTTATTCGCCAACTACGGTTTATAACTATTACCCTAAATTTATGAGGAAATGAACCAAATGTTACCAGACTAGGGTACCTAAATCAAACAACATGGGGAAGAAATGTAAACCCAAGCTGGGCTGTTGGCCTTCTGGGAAAATGTCCAATGTGGAATTGCATCAGGAACCCCAAGACAGAGTTCCATAACAGTTGTAAGCAACTAAGCGTACATCGAACAATCTCGCCACCATCAAAATCTAGATCCGCACACATGCGAGCCCTAGGAATCTATTATGGTGCGTCGACACGCCACGATCTCACGCACGTACACCTCGAAGAAGAAATCAACTAATCTAGTAGCCGAAATGGGCTCTTCCCAGCATACCTGACGAGGGCATCCACATTCTGCGATTTCCTCTCCCGGTCGTTCGCTCTCACGCCGCGACACGCGCTCCGaactcgccgcccgccgccctcgccctcgccatcGCCAATGTCGCCCCTACCtccttcctcgtcgccgtcgccgtcgccgctgccgctggccGCGTCACTACTCTCCCCCACGtagtcgtcatcctcctcctccgctccacTCCCCACCTCCGACTCTGACTCCGATTCGTCGGCGTCGGAGGAGACGGCaacgatctcctcctcctcctcctcatcggcgACGCGGCTGATGCGGTTGCATTTGCTCGTCGAAGGCATCGCCTCACCTCCCTCGAGTGAATCTGTGGAGATTGGCACCGAATCGTGTGGGATTTTTCGCGTGCGGATTGGGGAATTTTGGAAGCGGGGCGGCGGGTTTGGAGAGCAGGAGAGGCGCTCCAAAAAATTTGGCGGTACGAGGGGGGAAGCGTGCAGGGGAAGATGCGGGAAGGAAAGAGTGGGTGGACTGGTGGAGTCAGCTAAGCTAGTGGGCTAAACTAGAAGGCCCATATATAGGCGATGTGATGTGAGCCGGGTGTTTGGGCCTAGGAATatgttcactttgactcccttaactagtgaccGAATCTGATTTGTATCCTCAGAACCCGCAATACCGGATATCTCAACCccctaactattaaaaccggtgtaatttgactccgtCGATGGTTTTGTAGAGCGGTTTTACTAATATGGCGCATGtgtggcagtgttgacctaGCCTTTGTCTCATGTAGCACTTATGtggtattagaattaaaaaatatatcacacAAAATATAGTATgtgacccactgacatgtgggtcccacctgccatcctctctcccccttcccttcttcctcctccctctctctctccccttcttttccTCTTCGGCTGTCtacagggagcggcggcggcggtgggcaggTGCAGGCCAGAGCGGCGGCTACGGGCAGGCGAGGGACGgagagcggcggtggagggaggtCGAGAGCTAGAGCAGTGGCGGCTAGGCCTACGATGGAGGGGACGCCGCCTAAGCCATGGTTGTGGATTGCGGCACCTAGCAGATCCCCCATGACGCGCCGCCGTGGTCGGCTCCGATGAAAAGCCATGCCCCCACGCCACGCCCCATCAAGAGAAGGCGAGGTGGGGGTCGACCGCCACAAGGGGAAGGAGGCAAGCTCGGAAGTGCGGAAGGAACGCCAATAGACGGCTCGGGCACCGGCGACGCTCGCGACCAGATGAGGGGGATGGTGCCGGACGGTGGACAAATCCCGCCATTCCTTCCTCTCGCGGCCTCCACCTCAATTGACGCGGTGTGGGGGCACTACGGCTGACGACGGTGCGCACCGCTCTCCGTTGGGGCCGACGGCGCAACGCAGCATTGGGGCGTCGTGGCCGACGACGGTGCGCGTGGATCTCCGTCGGGGCCGACGACGTGAAGCGGTGTGGGGGCATCACGAGTGATGGCGGTGCACGCAGCGGGCGGCGAAGGGAGAGCTTGTCCAACACCTTTGGAAGCAGCTTGAACgcgccctcggcggcggcggagctgttCTTGTCCGGGTGCAGGACGAGGCAGAGGCAGCGCCCTCAGGCACGGCGCCCCCTGGATCCAGTCGTTAGGTCCTCgttgtcgccgccaccgctgccctGGATTTAGCCATTGGGCCGTCACGCCGCCAATAAGAAGAATGGAGGatatggagagggagagggggagagggggaagagattattagaggaaggggatgacaggtgggccctttTGAAAAATACTAGTATTTGACAACTAGGATACCACGTGGACACCACGTCAGGGAAACCACTCTCCAAGAAcatcgagggagtcaaattacaccgttTCAATAATAGTTAGGGGATCGATATATCCGGTATTGCGGTTCGAGGATTCAAATTAGATTTggtcactagttaagggagttagagtgaacttattccttgggCCTAAGATTGTAGGGTTCCATATGAGACTTTGGGCCATTATTGGCCCATGGCTCTAGCTTCAATGTAGTGTCATTTTGAGTTTTCTACCTTCGTTTCAATGTGTTTGAATTGTCAACTAGTTTTTGAGAGGCATCCATGACCATGATGTAGTGAAAATATACAGTAAATGGATTCTTGTTACCATGTACTCCATAAATATTGTGAGAGATGTTAAGAGTTACTATCAAGATATGGCACAATTATTGATAcgaagataataaaatatgttatggTAGgtcctaatttttttaatcgtAACAAGGCACGGTAAGCTTAGATTAGAGGGACTCATCTTATTTCTCTCCCCTTCGCATAGACACGTTGTGGTGTCCATCTTACCAGTTATTTTTCCTGACAACAGGTTTACCTACATTGTTTGTTGTCCGGTTTGGGAATAACTATGGTTGATGTCCAAATAATTGTTACAGTATTTAACTGTGATGGGGAAATGTTTGTGTTTATTATGACGACCGCGAGAAAACTGAAATAAGACAAAGTCTTGATATTATTTTTCACACATATTTCACCATTTTTACAACAAACCCCATATTGATGTCATGGCTCACGCATCTTGATATTATTATTCACACATATTTCACCATTTTTACAACAAACCCCGTATTGATGTCATGGCACACGCATATCATGTATCCATGACTATGTACAGATTAACACGCCCGATTTATCAGAAACGCGGCAGAAAAATAACTGATGAAAAACTCCTTCAGAACATTAAGCAAGATTCACTCTAGTTCACAACTTAGATCACACATCTACACCCTATAGAAATCACATCTCACGTGATGACGCACTGGCCAGTTAGTAGGAAGCAACATCGTCGAGGTCGTTCATCTTGAGGTGGAGGTGCCTCTGCGCGAAGGCGTAGAGCCTGACCATCTCGTCGCGGTCCACGACGCCGTTGCGGTTGGCGTCCGCCTCGCGCATCGCCTCCCGCGCCTTCCACCACGCGAACCACAGGTTGAGGCTGCGCAGCGCGCGCTCCAGCTCCTCCCGCCCGATCCGCCCGTCGCCGTTCGTGTCGAACTGGCTCAGCCACGCCCTGAACTCCTCCACCGTCGTCTCCCCCTGCGGCAGCGCCCGGTGATACCGCATGAACGCCATCTCATACGATCCCCCTCTTAATTAATTCCTTCTCCCTGCCTAGCTTCTCTAGTTCTCACCACACCGCGTACTCCTCCTCTTCGATCTGTGCCTGAATTGTAAAACTTCTATCCAATGTACAGCAGTATATCCACTGTCGAGGCATGAACGATGGCTAAGCTGCTTTATATATGGTGCCCGATTCAGAAGGCGCGAGAGGTTTACAGTTCGGTCGCCGCACGTTTTGTCACGCCGGCGGCTCCCCGCCGTCCGGCCGGCAGGTCGTGGAGGATACGAGGCCGTGGAATTCTGGTGCATTGTTAGGCAAGACCGATCGGTGCAGCCGCTTGTTTTTTTGACAGGTAAAGATTCGTTGCTTGGACAACGAACATCGTAAGTTCGTGGATGGTATGCATGGGGTGAAGAAGAATCGGATGCCAATTCGCGCGTTGATCGGTAGGCTTCTTCCACCTTTGCTGCGGCCAGATCGACATGGTGCATGGTCCTATATATTGCTTGCACTCGACCGTCGTTGATCTGGCATTCTATTCTTGCAGCGATGCTGAAGCTGAATTCGTCTTGTGATGGGCAACTAGAGAAGCGGTACTACTAATAATTGTGTTAGTCGCAACCAACGGACAATGCTTTGATCGATTTCTAAAAGGATAATCACACAAGCAACCATGGCCATATGCTTAGCCATTAGGTAAGCGTTACTAAGGAATTTCAGCGTAATCCTAACTTGACGCTGCCTTATACTATAAGTAACCCATCTAATTAAACCGTTGTTAGCTTACCAAAGATGAGACAGAGGAATTAGACTATTGGTTATTGAACCTCCAAGGTTTCCCACGTGAGTGAGTACCTATAATCGAGGCTGAGAAAACCAATGAGCAAGGAATTTGCTGTATCCACCCAAAATCTGAATACCTTTCCTGTCCCCTGAATAAACTAAATATAAGTTCTCTTCAGGTATCACTATTCTGCATTAATCATCTTCAcgagaaaaggaaaacaatacTGGCAAATATTTCTATTATCTGAAAAATGCAAATTCTAAAGCATGGTTGTAATCCACGGATCAACTTTAGTATTTGCAGTATCAGAAATCCCTGGAAATGATACCAGCTGTTCATAGACCTATATTGATGCGTAGGATAAAATTCTTCTATTcagcatacatatatgtattaaaaattGATAACTATTATGCTTGTAGGTTCACCACATCACTTTCACTCAAATTTAAGAAAAGCACCCCCACCCCctccatctatctattatattattaaaggaatagaaaaaagagcctccacgttcgctctcatagtctacaaattctcacattaatcggagaaaaagaaaaggctgaatccatatagaaatacaatttaaaaatagctgaaattcggaattaaaaaataaggaatattagaaaagaagactaaagtccatatagaaatacaatttagaaatagttgaaattcggaattaaaaaataagaaatattagaagaggagactagagtctatatagaaataaaattaggaaataactgaaattcggaatttaaaataaggaatattagaagtagagtatagaatccatatagaaatacaattaggaaataatataaattccgaatgaaaaataaggaatattagaagtagagtatagagtccatatagaaatacaattaagaaaaaaatagaaattcgggattaaaaaataaggaatattagaagtagagtatatagtcca
This region includes:
- the LOC127762373 gene encoding DNA repair and recombination protein RAD54, yielding MPSTSKCNRISRVADEEEEEEIVAVSSDADESESESEVGSGAEEEDDDYVGESSDAASGSGDGDGDEEGGRGDIGDGEGEGGGRRVRSACRGVRANDRERKSQNVDALVRGNLVVRRQPLIPRILSVSDAAAIARKPFKPPCQNGYSENNEQLARRLSARKRFVPWGSVQPFAVTNILPQSPAVSSDDSVEKEESLPPGIEPLILWQPEGCDKENSNFSAIKVDHLLVRYLRPHQREGVQFMFDCVSGLLNDDGISGCILADDMGLGKTLQSITLLYTLLCQGFDAKPMVKRAVVVTPTSLVSNWESEIIKWLKGRVQLLALCESTRADVLSGIESFLKPLSRLQVLIVSYETFRMHSSKFERPGSCDLLICDEAHRLKNDQTLTNKALAALPCKRRILLSGTPMQNDLEEFFSMVNFTNPGVLGDATYFRRYYEAPIICGREPTASAEEKNLGSERSAELSAKVNLFILRRTNALLSNHLPPKIVEVVCCKLTALQTALYNHFIHSKNVKRLISEGTKQSKVLAYITALKKLCNHPKLIYDTIKSNNSGGSGFDDCLRFFPPELFSGRSGSWTGGGGMWVELSGKMHVLARLLGHLRLKTDDRIVLVSNYTQTLDLFAQLCRERRYPYIRLDGATSINKRQKLVNQFNDPSRDEFVFLLSSKAGGCGLNLVGGNRLILFDPDWNPANDKQAAARVWRDGQKKRVYIYRFLSTGTIEEKVYQRQMSKEGLQKVIQQEQADGKMQGSSLSTEDLRDLFTFHEQVRSEIHENLKCNRCNKDGCMVLDGSKFDSAATEHEASNSGENSYIDIGGFGAISGCVQKMNSSNQQIGSPSEEDLGSWGHHSDPSTVPDTILQCSSGDEVSFVFTNQIDGKLVPVESMARAATHRTHEVTVNAEKEVGKINSSNVPGTERQSLLGKNLKMMGFNLKNSSMKFPTKSRRMLPNCLQGMNKTSTSSDHQQTKKLHVISDASDDDFV
- the LOC127764325 gene encoding uncharacterized protein LOC127764325, producing the protein MAFMRYHRALPQGETTVEEFRAWLSQFDTNGDGRIGREELERALRSLNLWFAWWKAREAMREADANRNGVVDRDEMVRLYAFAQRHLHLKMNDLDDVASY